A DNA window from Rhipicephalus sanguineus isolate Rsan-2018 chromosome 8, BIME_Rsan_1.4, whole genome shotgun sequence contains the following coding sequences:
- the LOC119402090 gene encoding actinia tenebrosa protease inhibitors yields the protein MKTCALLLSAFLFGSCAATSYSPEDNRCLTSSLVLPAGYCWKSYWQYNPFYKRCVSTCNPLAPFTSKRECDWSCRTMAVCKAPRTEYKCEFGSYPVYYYDPRRKTCVRTSQCTYYGNNFPTMRDCQETCMRQEPSGPNVNPCSVLPSEGYYCKGGFGSFRFLFDNSSKTCHLFWYRGCGGTLNNFRSYYTCLNRCAGKYVTENSQKLLDAKF from the exons ATGAAAACGTGTGCACTTTTGTTGTCCGCCTTTCTCTTCGGATCTTGCGCGGCCACGAGCTACTCGCCCGAAG ATAACAGATGCCTCACAAGCTCGCTGGTATTGCCGGCAGGGTACTGCTGGAAATCATACTGGCAGTACAATCCCTTTTATAAACGATGTGTGTCGACGTGCAATCCGTTGGCCCCATTTACCTCGAAGAGGGAATGTGACTGGAGCTGTCGCACTA TGGCAGTGTGCAAGGCTCCCCGTACTGAATACAAGTGCGAATTTGGCTCTTACCCTGTGTATTACTACGACCCAAGGAGAAAGACCTGCGTACGAACTTCGCAATGCACGTATTATGGAAACAACTTTCCTACAATGCGGGACTGCCAAGAAACATGCATGAGAC AGGAGCCATCCGGGCCGAATGTCAACCCATGCAGCGTGCTACCCAGCGAAGGGTACTACTGCAAGGGCGGTTTCGGATCTTTCCGCTTCTTGTTCGACAACAGCAGCAAGACGTGCCACCTGTTCTGGTACAGAGGTTGCGGAGGAACGCTGAACAACTTCCGTTCCTACTATACTTGCCTGAACCGTTGCGCTGGAAAGTATGTCACTGAAAATAGCCAGAAGTTACTCGACGCAAAGTTCTAG